A window of the Ipomoea triloba cultivar NCNSP0323 chromosome 14, ASM357664v1 genome harbors these coding sequences:
- the LOC116004305 gene encoding putative pentatricopeptide repeat-containing protein At3g25060, mitochondrial produces MHLQKCSLKELKSLLLTCKDRISISKIHTLLISSGLSTHGILNSQLITSYAKVGDIEFARKVFDELPKRGIDAWNTMIIAYSRKGHPCEAINLYKEMIFAGVKPDSSTFTAALKACTILSDLELGEQILQKARECGYENDVFVGSSSLNFYSKCGKMASAMSVFEKMERKDVVCWTTMITGFAQSGKAREAVEMYQRMQKDGLEGDEVVMLGLIHASANLGDIKFGCSIHGYMIRKGLPMNVLVQTSLVDMYAKNGELGLASRVFRKLHCRNSVSWSALISGYAQNGLAEDALKLLVEMQNEGFAPDMASLVSALLACSHIGFSKLGKSVHSYILRRSEMNRVLGTALIDMYAKCGLIARARTVYDRLILKDLICWNAIIASYGIHGLGGEALSLFCQMKDTIEPDHTTFAALFSALSHSGLVDEGRYWFDAMINQYKIQPTEKHYACLVDLLARAGQVEEAKKLISSMQNEPGIAVWVALLSGCHNHKKFLIGDLAARKVLELKPDSLGIYVLVSNFFAAAKKWEEVAAVRKFMRGTGMKKVPGYSLVEVNGRLHAFLMEDKSHPQHDQIAAMLRKLGQEMAAMGYSPKTESVLHNVEEDVKVAMLCSHSERLAIAYALLNTVPGARLMVTKNLRVCGDCHEATKFISIIVRREIIVRDVKRFHHFKDGVCSCGDYW; encoded by the coding sequence ATGCATTTACAGAAATGTTCACTCAAAGAACTCAAATCTCTCTTATTGACATGTAAAGATAGAATATCCATTTCCAAAATCCATACACTTCTGATATCATCTGGGCTTTCAACCCATGGAATTCTAAATTCTCAACTAATTACATCCTATGCAAAAGTTGGTGACATCGAGTTCGCTCGGAAAGTGTTCGATGAATTGCCCAAGAGAGGCATTGATGCTTGGAATACGATGATCATTGCCTATTCACGGAAGGGGCACCCTTGTGAGGCTATAAATCTGTATAAAGAAATGATCTTTGCTGGTGTAAAACCCGATAGCTCAACTTTCACAGCAGCACTCAAGGCCTGTACGATACTGTCAGACTTGGAATTGGGTGAACAAATCTTGCAGAAGGCCCGCGAGTGTGGATATGAAAACGATGTGTTTGTTGGGTCCTCAAGTTTgaatttttactcaaaatgtGGTAAGATGGCCAGTGCAATGAGTGTCTTTGAGAAAATGGAGAGGAAGGATGTTGTTTGCTGGACTACCATGATCACAGGCTTTGCACAGAGTGGTAAAGCGAGAGAGGCAGTGGAGATGTATCAGAGGATGCAGAAAGATGGTTTGGAAGGCGACGAGGTTGTGATGTTGGGCTTGATTCATGCCAGTGCTAATCTTGGTGATATAAAGTTTGGTTGTTCAATTCATGGTTATATGATCCGAAAAGGTCTTCCCATGAATGTACTTGTGCAGACTAGCCTAGTCGATATGTATGCCAAGAATGGAGAGCTAGGGCTGGCTTCCCGCGTGTTTAGGAAACTGCATTGCAGGAACTCTGTTTCGTGGAGTGCTTTGATCTCCGGGTATGCTCAAAACGGACTAGCTGAGGATGCACTCAAGCTGTTAGTGGAGATGCAGAACGAAGGATTTGCCCCCGACATGGCTTCACTAGTTAGCGCGCTTCTAGCGTGCTCTCACATTGGCTTTTCGAAATTGGGTAAATCGGTTCACAGTTACATTCTAAGAAGGTCTGAGATGAATCGGGTTTTGGGCACTGCATTGATTGACATGTATGCAAAATGTGGACTTATTGCTCGTGCACGAACCGTTTATGATCGCTTGATTCTCAAAGACTTGATATGCTGGAATGCAATTATAGCAAGCTATGGGATTCATGGACTTGGAGGAGAGGCTCTATCCCTTTTCTGTCAGATGAAGGACACAATCGAGCCTGACCATACAACTTTTGCTGCTTTATTTTCTGCTTTGAGTCATTCAGGTTTAGTGGACGAAGGGCGGTATTGGTTTGATGCCATGATCAACCAATACAAGATTCAACCAACCGAGAAACATTATGCTTGCTTGGTTGATTTATTGGCTCGTGCTGGACAGGTCGAGGAAGCCAAAAAACTGATCAGTTCTATGCAAAACGAACCGGGGATTGCTGTCTGGGTTGCCCTACTGTCTGGCTGCCACAACCACAAAAAATTTCTGATTGGGGATTTGGCAGCAAGGAAAGTACTCGAGTTAAAACCCGACAGTCTTGGGATTTACGTGCTAGTCTCCAACTTCTTCGCTGCAGCAAAGAAGTGGGAAGAAGTAGCCGCGGTGAGGAAGTTCATGAGAGGGACCGGGATGAAGAAAGTCCCCGGTTACAGCCTCGTGGAAGTAAATGGCAGACTCCACGCGTTTCTCATGGAAGACAAGAGTCACCCTCAACACGATCAGATAGCCGCGATGTTACGGAAGCTGGGGCAGGAGATGGCAGCCATGGGGTATTCTCCAAAGACAGAATCCGTGTTGCACAACGTCGAAGAGGATGTGAAAGTGGCAATGCTGTGCAGTCACAGCGAGAGACTTGCCATCGCCTACGCGCTCTTGAACACAGTCCCGGGAGCGAGATTAATGGTCACGAAGAACCTCAGGGTCTGTGGGGATTGCCATGAAGCAACCAAGTTTATCTCCATAATTGTGAGAAGAGAGATCATTGTGAGAGATGTGAAGAGGTTTCATCACTTCAAAGATGGTGTGTGCTCTTGTGGTGACTACTGGTAA
- the LOC116004927 gene encoding uncharacterized protein LOC116004927, whose translation MAEEKKRTVKLFCPSLSKLVPVVAWEDQRLDLGSIARTFGIEPATLKLNGHFISRGVDLLSSSVTWKSLLSFFSARGFSTGASDSDALIVDGKLSKLRSKRGACSPVDNEIQSLKGFSDNTISPPESTKRIKDGTPGTFGCINQISPLNGLCLKRKFSLEGSSPVKKTKMNESNLDLTQRNRVFTTTRDRQLPCSFTSNEVKRMREEEMVVASPLKRLRN comes from the exons ATGGCGGAAGAGAAGAAGAGAACGGTAAAGCTGTTCTGTCCATCACTGTCGAAGCTAGTGCCGGTGGTGGCTTGGGAAGACCAGAGACTCGACTTGGGCTCCATAGCTCGGACCTTCGGGATAGAGCCGGCGACGTTGAAGCTAAACGGCCACTTCATAAGCCGAGGTGTCGATCTTTTATCTTCCTCTGTAACCTGGAAGTCTCTTCTCTCGTTTTTCTCAGCTCGCGGCTTCTCCACTGGCGCCTCCGACTCCGACGCCCTCATTGTCGACGGCAAGCTCTCTAAGCTCCGCTCCAAAA GAGGAGCTTGTAGTCCGGTTGATAATGAAATTCAAAGTCTTAAGGGCTTCAGTGACAATACAATATCACCTCCAGAAAGTACCAAAAGGATTAAGGATGGCACACCAG GAACATTTGGTTGTATAAATCAGATTTCTCCTTTGAACGGCTTATGTTTGAAACGTAAGTTCAGTTTGGAAGGAAGCAGTCCtgtaaagaaaacaaaaatgaatGAATCCAATTTAG ATCTTACGCAGAGAAATCGTGTTTTCACCACTACACGAGACAGACAACTTCCATGTAGCTTCACGAGCAATGAGGTGAAACGGAtgagagaagaagaaatggtTGTTGCATCCCCTTTGAAGAGATTAAGAAACTGA